A single Pantoea rwandensis DNA region contains:
- the efeB gene encoding iron uptake transporter deferrochelatase/peroxidase subunit gives MSHKNDAAQTSRRRLLQGLGMLGGAAALSGGCPFHTAAAADSFSPGTVAPDARQQAQPFYGPHQAGIITPQQASMMLVAFDVLASDKSDLERLFRLLTERFAFLTKGGAAPVVTNPQLPPMDSGILGADIAPDNLTMTLSVGTSLFDERFGLSAHKPTQLQSMTRFPNDSLDADQCHGDLLLQICANTQDTVIHALRDIIKYTPDLLAVRWRRDGFIADHAARSHGKETPINLLGFKDGTANPDTHNPALMDQLLWVTANQQEPAWTQGGSYQAVRIIRFHVEMWDRTPLGEQQTIFGREKLSGAPLGMKEEHDVPDYSKDPDGDVIALDAHIRLANPRTPETDSSLMLRRGYSYSSGITGSGQLDMGLLFVCYQHDLAKGFITVQKRLNGEALEEYIRPIGGGYFFVLPGVPDEKHYLGQPLLQA, from the coding sequence ATGAGCCATAAAAATGACGCGGCGCAGACGTCGCGTCGTCGTTTATTGCAGGGATTAGGCATGTTGGGCGGCGCGGCTGCCCTGAGTGGCGGCTGTCCGTTCCATACGGCAGCCGCGGCTGACAGCTTCTCTCCCGGCACGGTTGCACCCGATGCGCGCCAGCAGGCGCAACCCTTCTATGGCCCGCATCAGGCTGGCATTATCACCCCGCAGCAGGCTTCCATGATGCTGGTGGCTTTTGACGTCTTAGCCAGTGACAAAAGTGACCTCGAACGTTTGTTCCGTCTGCTCACAGAGCGCTTCGCTTTCCTGACCAAAGGAGGCGCCGCGCCAGTTGTCACCAACCCGCAGCTGCCGCCAATGGATTCCGGTATTCTTGGCGCTGATATCGCACCCGATAATCTCACCATGACCCTGTCCGTGGGCACCTCGTTGTTTGATGAGCGCTTTGGTTTAAGTGCACACAAACCGACGCAACTGCAAAGCATGACACGCTTCCCCAACGATTCGCTGGATGCCGATCAGTGTCACGGCGATTTACTGCTGCAAATCTGCGCCAATACGCAAGACACGGTGATTCACGCACTGCGCGACATCATTAAGTACACGCCCGATCTGCTGGCCGTACGCTGGCGGCGTGATGGTTTTATTGCCGATCATGCCGCACGCAGCCATGGCAAGGAAACGCCGATCAATCTGCTGGGCTTCAAAGATGGCACCGCCAACCCTGATACGCATAACCCTGCGCTCATGGATCAATTGCTATGGGTGACGGCGAATCAGCAGGAACCTGCCTGGACGCAGGGCGGGAGTTATCAGGCGGTGCGTATCATTCGTTTCCACGTTGAAATGTGGGATCGCACTCCGCTGGGTGAACAGCAAACCATATTCGGTCGTGAGAAACTTTCCGGTGCGCCGCTGGGCATGAAAGAAGAACATGACGTGCCGGATTACAGTAAAGATCCGGATGGTGATGTCATCGCGCTGGATGCGCATATCCGTCTCGCCAACCCACGCACGCCGGAAACCGACAGCAGTTTAATGCTGCGCCGGGGTTACAGTTACTCCTCAGGGATTACCGGTTCGGGGCAGTTGGATATGGGACTCTTGTTCGTTTGCTATCAGCATGATTTAGCCAAAGGCTTTATCACGGTGCAAAAACGTCTCAATGGCGAAGCACTGGAAGAATATATTCGTCCGATTGGCGGCGGATACTTTTTCGTTTTGCCGGGCGTCCCTGACGAAAAACATTACCTTGGCCAGCCTTTACTGCAGGCCTGA
- the phoH gene encoding phosphate starvation-inducible protein PhoH, which yields MGRQKAVIKARREARRVVRSDSRSHRQREEESVTSLVQMGGLDSIGMARDSRDRGPIEARNEAQAHYLNAIETKQLIFATGEAGCGKTWISAAKAAEALINKDIERIIVTRPVLQADEDLGFLPGDISEKFAPYFRPVYDVLVKRLGASFMQYCLRPEIAKVEIAPFAYMRGRTFENAVVILDEAQNVTAAQMKMFLTRLGENVTVIVNGDITQCDLPSHVKSGLADALARFEEDEMIGVVRFDKNDCVRSALCQRTLLAYG from the coding sequence ATGGGAAGACAGAAAGCAGTGATCAAAGCGCGTCGTGAAGCAAGAAGAGTCGTTCGTAGTGATTCTCGCAGTCACCGTCAGCGCGAAGAAGAATCGGTCACTTCGCTGGTGCAGATGGGTGGGTTGGACTCAATTGGCATGGCGCGTGATTCACGCGATCGTGGTCCGATTGAAGCCAGAAATGAAGCTCAAGCGCACTATCTTAATGCCATAGAAACGAAACAGCTGATATTCGCCACCGGTGAAGCCGGTTGCGGTAAAACCTGGATTAGCGCAGCCAAAGCGGCTGAGGCCCTGATCAATAAGGATATCGAAAGGATTATTGTGACGCGCCCGGTTCTGCAGGCGGATGAAGACCTCGGTTTCCTTCCTGGGGATATTTCCGAGAAGTTCGCCCCGTATTTCCGACCGGTATACGACGTTCTGGTTAAACGTCTCGGCGCTTCCTTTATGCAGTACTGCCTGAGGCCTGAAATTGCCAAGGTAGAGATTGCGCCCTTCGCATATATGCGCGGACGTACGTTTGAGAATGCGGTAGTGATCCTTGATGAGGCACAAAACGTCACTGCGGCACAGATGAAGATGTTCCTGACACGCTTAGGCGAGAACGTGACGGTTATCGTCAACGGTGATATCACCCAGTGTGACTTGCCGTCCCACGTCAAATCTGGTCTGGCCGATGCGCTGGCGCGTTTCGAAGAAGACGAGATGATTGGTGTGGTGCGTTTCGACAAAAACGACTGCGTCCGTTCGGCACTTTGCCAGCGCACGCTGCTGGCTTACGGTTAA
- a CDS encoding retroviral-like aspartic protease family protein, protein MKGFMHYGVFIFILTFTSLAEAVIKIPFKLDESALPIVTLNINGQEGEFMLDTGSAFAFHFDPAFIRQVPWLKPLKDKVRTTDLTGEVFLNDKFMFHHVSVNGMSFENVEGVSLSPWGLTLQPDGKRPESMVIGLGLFRQKVLMIDYPHRLFTVANRLDDFTIDRQQWLTLPLTITDEGIIIEVMKNNESFNMLLDTGATLSMLWSKRLNRTDNVFPCKEVIAEMDDEGCQATQINIKQATSGKINIAATLVDDIDSKMVADGLLGTNFLQHHRVLIDFPAQQLLIRANEPG, encoded by the coding sequence ATGAAAGGATTCATGCATTATGGGGTTTTTATCTTCATACTGACGTTCACATCATTAGCTGAAGCAGTCATTAAAATCCCCTTTAAATTAGATGAAAGTGCATTACCGATTGTCACGCTGAATATTAACGGCCAGGAGGGCGAGTTTATGCTGGATACCGGCTCTGCATTTGCTTTCCATTTTGATCCGGCGTTTATACGACAGGTGCCGTGGCTAAAGCCGTTAAAGGATAAAGTGCGCACCACCGATCTGACCGGCGAGGTGTTCCTGAATGATAAATTCATGTTTCACCATGTCTCGGTTAATGGCATGAGCTTTGAGAACGTTGAAGGTGTTTCCCTGAGCCCATGGGGGCTGACGCTGCAGCCTGACGGCAAAAGACCGGAAAGTATGGTCATCGGATTGGGGCTTTTCCGGCAAAAGGTCCTGATGATTGATTACCCGCATCGCCTGTTCACCGTGGCGAATCGGCTGGACGATTTCACTATCGACCGCCAGCAATGGTTAACGCTGCCTTTAACGATCACAGATGAAGGCATAATCATTGAGGTTATGAAAAATAATGAGAGTTTTAATATGCTGCTGGATACCGGTGCAACACTCTCAATGTTATGGAGTAAACGTTTAAATAGAACAGATAACGTATTTCCTTGCAAAGAAGTCATAGCGGAAATGGATGATGAAGGTTGTCAGGCGACGCAAATCAATATCAAACAGGCCACATCCGGGAAAATAAATATCGCGGCGACCCTGGTGGATGATATTGATTCAAAAATGGTGGCGGATGGTTTATTAGGCACTAATTTTTTACAACATCATCGTGTTCTGATCGATTTTCCTGCCCAGCAGTTATTGATACGCGCCAATGAACCTGGCTGA
- a CDS encoding nitrilase family protein, translated as MNKQLRVATVQFCHRAGDKQYNLALMEQFIDQAAQTDTQVLAFPEMCITGYWHVPQLSHDEVAALAERSDDSPSLARIAALAERYQMAIGAGYIEKHQNGQLYNAYAVCMPDGQRHVHRKIHAFEHPSISQGNAFTVFDTPWGVRIAILICWDNNLTDNVRVTALLGADILIAPHQTGGTHSRSPFGMKPIPVSLWENRQQAPEALEAALMGDSGRGWLMRWLPSRAHDNGLFILFSNGVGLDNGEIRTGNAMVIDPYGRIVNETTSFRDTLVSADLDLSLLAMSTGRRWIHGRRPELYHLLCEPQGYERDARTARFSEDVPVFDHKMAHKTSLDKT; from the coding sequence ATGAACAAACAGCTTCGTGTTGCCACCGTACAGTTTTGTCATCGCGCCGGAGACAAGCAGTACAACTTAGCGCTGATGGAACAGTTTATTGATCAGGCCGCTCAGACAGATACTCAGGTTTTGGCTTTTCCTGAGATGTGTATCACGGGTTACTGGCATGTGCCTCAGCTATCGCATGATGAAGTGGCAGCCCTCGCCGAGCGCAGCGATGACAGCCCGTCACTGGCACGGATAGCGGCGCTGGCAGAGCGCTATCAGATGGCGATCGGGGCGGGCTATATTGAAAAGCATCAAAACGGCCAGCTCTACAATGCTTACGCGGTTTGCATGCCTGATGGTCAACGCCATGTACATCGTAAGATCCACGCTTTCGAGCATCCATCCATTTCCCAGGGGAATGCATTTACGGTGTTTGATACGCCGTGGGGTGTACGAATAGCGATTCTTATCTGCTGGGACAATAACCTCACCGATAACGTTCGCGTCACCGCCCTGCTGGGTGCCGATATTTTGATTGCGCCACATCAAACGGGCGGCACGCACTCGCGCAGCCCCTTCGGCATGAAACCCATCCCTGTAAGCCTTTGGGAAAACCGCCAGCAAGCCCCTGAAGCGCTGGAAGCCGCATTAATGGGTGACAGCGGGCGAGGCTGGTTGATGCGCTGGCTGCCCTCGCGTGCACACGATAATGGACTGTTCATCCTGTTCAGTAATGGCGTAGGACTGGATAACGGTGAGATCCGCACCGGCAATGCGATGGTAATTGATCCCTATGGTCGCATCGTCAACGAAACCACTTCATTCAGAGATACGCTGGTGAGCGCCGATCTGGACCTTTCGTTACTGGCGATGTCTACCGGGCGCCGCTGGATCCACGGCAGACGGCCAGAACTTTATCACCTGCTCTGTGAACCACAAGGTTATGAGCGGGATGCACGCACCGCACGATTTTCCGAAGATGTTCCTGTGTTCGATCACAAAATGGCGCATAAAACATCTTTGGATAAAACATAA
- a CDS encoding LysR family transcriptional regulator, with protein sequence MDIKLLRAFVTLAKTHAYHTAAEQLCVTQPALTKQIQTLEHLAGVTLFQRGRHGARLTVAGEQFLSGARDIVERHAQFCASIAERQQGQTGTLTIGFGISSFRMAPERVAAFRTAYPGVQVLLNDMPSAVQCQQLMEGRLQIGFVRLPVTEPLQSLVLDEERLVLAIAADQPSDLAEAKVFIETHQLLQLSPDRGNGLTAQAQRYLCGQGFPPCRVAAADDIQTLLARVAAGDGVALLPASVKHILPAGVRLLPLEGEHTHWQTGLAWNAQIKDPLRDKFLAMVIGDGQVS encoded by the coding sequence ATGGATATTAAACTGCTCCGTGCCTTCGTTACGTTGGCTAAAACCCATGCTTATCACACTGCTGCTGAACAGTTGTGCGTGACGCAACCCGCGCTAACGAAACAAATCCAAACGCTTGAGCACCTTGCGGGTGTCACGCTTTTCCAGCGCGGGCGGCATGGCGCCCGCCTCACTGTGGCGGGAGAGCAGTTTTTGTCCGGTGCGCGGGATATCGTGGAGCGTCATGCGCAGTTTTGTGCCTCGATAGCGGAACGGCAGCAGGGCCAGACGGGAACGTTGACCATTGGATTTGGTATCTCGTCCTTTCGCATGGCACCTGAAAGGGTAGCGGCGTTCCGCACTGCGTATCCTGGCGTGCAGGTGTTATTAAACGACATGCCTTCTGCGGTGCAATGCCAGCAACTGATGGAAGGGCGACTGCAGATTGGATTTGTGCGCTTGCCGGTAACCGAACCGTTGCAAAGTCTTGTGCTGGATGAGGAGCGCTTAGTGCTGGCGATCGCGGCAGACCAGCCTTCCGATCTGGCGGAAGCGAAGGTGTTTATTGAAACTCACCAACTGCTCCAGCTCTCACCCGATCGCGGCAATGGCTTAACGGCTCAGGCGCAGCGCTATCTGTGCGGGCAAGGTTTTCCGCCTTGTAGGGTTGCAGCCGCCGATGATATCCAGACATTGCTGGCACGAGTGGCGGCAGGGGATGGTGTCGCGTTATTGCCGGCGAGTGTGAAACACATCCTTCCTGCTGGCGTCAGGCTATTGCCGCTGGAGGGTGAACATACGCATTGGCAAACAGGTTTGGCCTGGAACGCACAGATCAAAGACCCACTCAGAGACAAGTTCCTGGCGATGGTAATCGGGGATGGCCAGGTAAGTTAA
- the phoA gene encoding alkaline phosphatase, translated as MKHIPLFTVSLLASLIATSAVADSTTYSRAATGDITEHGGARRLSSDQTEALKASLINTTAKNVILLIGDGMGDSEITAARNQAMGAGGFFPGIDALPLTGQYTHYSLDKKTHKPNYVTDSAASATAWATGTKSYNGAIGVDVNGKDQVTILELAKAAGKATGNVSTAELQDATPAALMAHVTSRKCYGPEKTSELCPTNALEQGGKGSISEQMLKTRPDVTLGGGAKSFTESAKAGEYQGKTLREQAQALGFQLVDNLDGMNAIQQADQSKPVLGLFSDGNMPVRWQGPKASYHGNIDKPVVTCEVNKDRPASTPTLAQMTKKAIDLLSTNEKGFFLQVEGASIDKQDHAANPCGQIGETVDLDEAVQQALAFAREHGDTLVVVTADHAHSSQIIENGSKAPGLTQAVNTKDGAVMTISYGNSEEDSQGHTGTQLRIAAYGPYAANVVGLTDQTDLFFTLKDAMGIK; from the coding sequence ATGAAACACATACCTCTTTTCACGGTTTCTCTGCTGGCTTCACTCATCGCAACGTCAGCAGTGGCAGATTCAACAACGTATAGCCGCGCCGCCACCGGTGATATCACCGAACACGGTGGCGCGCGCCGCCTCAGCAGCGACCAGACGGAAGCGCTGAAAGCCTCACTCATCAATACCACGGCCAAAAACGTCATCTTGTTGATCGGCGATGGCATGGGCGACTCGGAAATCACCGCCGCACGAAATCAGGCGATGGGCGCAGGTGGTTTTTTCCCAGGCATTGATGCGCTGCCGTTAACCGGCCAGTACACCCACTACTCGTTAGACAAGAAAACCCACAAACCGAACTACGTGACAGATTCCGCTGCCTCCGCTACCGCCTGGGCAACGGGCACCAAATCTTATAACGGTGCCATCGGCGTAGACGTCAATGGCAAGGATCAGGTCACCATTCTGGAGTTGGCGAAAGCTGCCGGCAAAGCCACTGGCAACGTCTCAACCGCAGAATTGCAGGATGCCACGCCCGCCGCTTTGATGGCGCATGTCACATCGCGTAAATGTTATGGCCCGGAGAAAACCAGCGAACTCTGTCCAACCAATGCGCTGGAGCAGGGCGGTAAAGGGTCGATCAGCGAGCAGATGCTGAAGACTCGTCCAGACGTCACGCTCGGCGGCGGGGCGAAATCGTTCACGGAAAGCGCCAAAGCTGGTGAGTATCAGGGAAAAACCCTGCGCGAGCAGGCTCAGGCGTTGGGCTTCCAGCTGGTCGATAACCTGGATGGCATGAATGCCATCCAACAGGCCGACCAAAGCAAACCGGTACTGGGTCTGTTCTCCGACGGCAATATGCCGGTTCGTTGGCAAGGGCCAAAAGCCAGCTATCACGGCAACATTGATAAACCCGTAGTGACCTGCGAAGTGAATAAAGATCGCCCGGCATCAACACCGACACTGGCGCAGATGACCAAAAAGGCAATTGATTTGCTGAGCACCAATGAGAAAGGTTTCTTCCTGCAGGTGGAAGGCGCGTCGATTGATAAACAGGATCACGCAGCAAACCCATGTGGTCAGATTGGTGAAACCGTGGATCTGGATGAGGCCGTGCAGCAGGCGCTGGCCTTTGCACGCGAGCATGGCGATACCCTGGTGGTGGTGACGGCTGACCATGCGCACAGCAGCCAGATTATTGAAAATGGCAGCAAAGCGCCGGGCCTGACGCAGGCGGTGAACACCAAAGATGGTGCGGTCATGACCATCAGCTACGGTAACTCTGAAGAGGATTCTCAGGGGCATACCGGCACACAGTTGCGTATCGCGGCCTATGGTCCTTATGCGGCTAACGTGGTGGGCCTGACCGATCAGACGGACTTGTTCTTTACGCTGAAGGATGCAATGGGCATTAAGTAA
- a CDS encoding IS4 family transposase produces MLLSQALDIVHNFTPQEFSTLSDLLSPELIDECLADTGTVTLRKRRLSMEMMVWAVTGMALFRSHSMTQLVSHLDILLPGKRPFVAPSAVVQARQRFGEDVIRLMFEKTQRLWFEKTPLSHWNGLTLMAVDGTVWRTPDTPENDAAFGRTANINKCSEWPQVRMVCQMEVTSHLLSAAAFDSVSAAGEADLAAQLIPQTPDHSLTLFDKGFYALGLLHAWQSAGTERHWMLPLRKGAQYRIVRSLGAGQALVELQLSPQAKKKWQGAADTLTARLISKELNGKTVQILTSMCDPLRYPKADVVDLYGHRWEIEHGFREMKQHLLNNELTLRSKKPELVRQELWGVVLAYNLLRFMMAQMAYSLKGVEPYQMSFKQSALYLRSHLSLLPGISPGKIPRIMEEVMAMAPGLVLPERRVRHYPRAVKKKPQRYPLRPPLRS; encoded by the coding sequence ATGCTTCTCAGTCAGGCTCTCGATATTGTTCATAACTTTACTCCTCAGGAGTTCTCGACGCTTTCTGATCTCCTTTCTCCTGAACTTATTGACGAGTGTCTCGCGGATACCGGGACAGTAACGTTACGTAAGCGCAGGTTGTCGATGGAAATGATGGTCTGGGCAGTGACGGGCATGGCACTTTTTCGCTCCCATTCGATGACTCAGCTCGTCTCACACCTGGATATCCTTCTGCCGGGGAAAAGGCCCTTTGTTGCGCCCAGCGCGGTTGTGCAGGCCCGGCAGCGATTTGGAGAAGATGTTATCCGGTTAATGTTTGAGAAAACGCAGCGCCTGTGGTTTGAAAAGACACCGCTGTCGCACTGGAACGGACTGACTCTGATGGCGGTGGATGGCACCGTATGGCGTACCCCTGACACACCAGAGAATGATGCCGCCTTCGGGCGAACGGCCAATATTAATAAGTGCTCTGAGTGGCCGCAGGTGCGAATGGTCTGTCAGATGGAAGTCACCAGTCACCTGCTGTCAGCAGCAGCGTTCGACAGCGTCTCAGCTGCCGGCGAAGCCGATCTTGCCGCTCAGCTTATCCCACAGACCCCCGACCACTCTCTGACCCTCTTTGATAAAGGTTTTTACGCGCTGGGTCTGCTGCACGCCTGGCAGTCAGCGGGAACGGAAAGACACTGGATGCTGCCGCTGCGCAAAGGAGCACAGTACCGTATAGTCCGTAGCTTAGGGGCCGGGCAGGCGTTGGTGGAATTACAGCTGTCGCCGCAGGCGAAGAAAAAATGGCAGGGAGCTGCGGACACGCTGACGGCAAGGCTTATCAGCAAAGAACTCAACGGAAAAACGGTTCAAATCCTGACATCCATGTGCGATCCCCTGAGGTATCCCAAAGCAGATGTCGTGGATTTATACGGCCATCGCTGGGAAATAGAGCATGGGTTCCGCGAGATGAAACAACACCTGCTGAATAATGAGCTGACGCTGAGAAGCAAAAAGCCAGAACTTGTGCGTCAGGAGCTGTGGGGCGTGGTCCTGGCCTATAACCTTCTGAGGTTCATGATGGCGCAGATGGCGTACAGCCTGAAAGGTGTGGAACCTTATCAGATGAGTTTTAAGCAGTCCGCACTGTATCTGAGAAGTCATCTGAGCCTGCTACCGGGCATCTCACCGGGAAAAATACCGCGGATAATGGAAGAGGTAATGGCGATGGCGCCAGGGCTGGTGCTGCCGGAAAGAAGAGTGCGGCATTACCCAAGGGCGGTAAAAAAGAAGCCGCAACGTTATCCGTTGCGGCCTCCATTAAGATCTTAA
- the gap gene encoding type I glyceraldehyde-3-phosphate dehydrogenase yields the protein MIKVGINGFGRIGRNVFRAALGSDDIEIVAINDLTDSKTLAHLLKHDSLLGRLPAEVEAGEVELRIDGKPVRVFSERDPANIRWSDVGVDIVIEATGFFTERDKAAVHITRGGAKRVIISAPGKNDDLTIVLGVNDQRYDPQQHFVVSNGSCTTNGLAPAAQVLHQAFGIEHGLMNTTHAYTNSQVLHDQPEKDLRGARAAALSIVPYSSGAAKALGRVIPELDGRLTGYSLRVPVPVVSIVDLTVTLKRDVTAEEVNDAFKAAAAEGPLKGILGYSDEPLVSSDYQGDPRSSIIDGLSTLVIGGNLVKILAWYDNEWGFSNRLVDLARLMAQRGL from the coding sequence ATGATCAAGGTAGGCATTAACGGTTTTGGCCGTATCGGACGTAACGTATTCCGCGCCGCACTGGGCAGTGATGATATTGAGATTGTGGCGATTAACGATCTCACCGACAGCAAAACGCTGGCGCATCTGCTGAAACACGACTCTCTGCTGGGTCGACTGCCTGCAGAAGTGGAAGCGGGTGAAGTTGAACTGCGCATTGATGGTAAGCCAGTACGCGTGTTCAGCGAACGAGATCCGGCCAATATTCGCTGGAGCGATGTGGGTGTCGATATTGTTATCGAAGCCACCGGATTCTTCACTGAACGTGACAAAGCAGCGGTGCATATCACCCGCGGTGGCGCGAAACGCGTCATTATCTCCGCGCCGGGTAAAAACGATGATTTGACGATAGTGTTGGGCGTGAACGATCAGCGCTACGACCCTCAACAGCATTTCGTCGTGAGCAACGGCAGCTGCACCACCAACGGCTTAGCCCCGGCTGCACAGGTTCTCCATCAGGCCTTCGGTATTGAGCATGGTCTGATGAACACCACTCATGCTTATACTAATAGCCAGGTACTGCACGATCAGCCGGAGAAAGATCTGCGCGGCGCGCGCGCGGCGGCGCTGTCAATCGTGCCTTATTCAAGCGGCGCGGCTAAAGCGTTGGGCCGTGTTATCCCCGAGTTGGATGGGCGTTTGACGGGCTATTCATTGCGCGTACCGGTGCCGGTGGTGTCGATTGTCGACTTAACCGTGACGCTTAAACGCGATGTCACCGCCGAGGAGGTCAATGATGCCTTTAAAGCCGCAGCAGCAGAAGGTCCGCTGAAAGGGATTCTCGGTTACAGCGATGAACCACTGGTTTCCAGTGATTATCAGGGCGATCCTCGTTCATCCATCATCGACGGCCTTTCCACGCTGGTGATTGGCGGCAACCTGGTGAAAATTCTTGCCTGGTACGACAACGAGTGGGGCTTCTCAAATCGACTGGTGGATTTAGCACGTCTCATGGCACAGCGCGGCCTGTAA
- a CDS encoding GlxA family transcriptional regulator, which produces MKHFLVIVPDGGMLFEAAGIADILMHANLHLPVGVDQPRYRVSIATTQSHQVIHGQSGLNLLADLKLAEVDPRTAWDTIMITGRGDSVEEGNMVVDFIRLAAPQARRVVSICGGAMLLAEAGLLDGRRATSHWRLLETLQTRFPRVQVEGGPLYIQDGPIWTSGGVSSGFDLTLALVEEDFGFSVARDIAQDMVMYLRRPGGQMQFSRYQLQQTSTGPIHDLQSWIRANLAEDLSVEKLAERVAMSPRNFTRVFTRETGASPARYVAEARLAAARELLEQSRATLERIALDTGFGSSINLRRSFERQLHLTPGEYRQRFHCRKMA; this is translated from the coding sequence ATGAAGCACTTTCTCGTTATCGTCCCCGATGGCGGCATGCTGTTTGAAGCCGCCGGTATTGCCGACATCCTGATGCACGCCAACCTACACCTGCCCGTTGGCGTCGATCAGCCACGTTATCGTGTCAGTATCGCCACCACGCAGTCGCATCAGGTGATTCACGGTCAGTCGGGCCTCAACCTGCTGGCTGACCTGAAGCTGGCCGAAGTAGATCCCCGCACCGCCTGGGATACCATCATGATTACCGGACGCGGTGACAGCGTCGAAGAGGGCAACATGGTGGTGGATTTCATCAGGCTGGCGGCTCCGCAGGCCCGGCGTGTGGTGTCAATTTGTGGTGGCGCGATGCTGCTCGCTGAAGCGGGTTTGCTGGATGGACGCCGTGCCACGTCACACTGGCGTCTGCTGGAAACGCTGCAAACCCGCTTTCCCCGCGTCCAGGTGGAAGGTGGCCCGCTGTACATCCAGGATGGCCCAATCTGGACGTCCGGTGGCGTGAGTTCCGGCTTTGATCTCACGCTGGCGCTGGTTGAGGAAGACTTCGGTTTCAGCGTGGCACGCGATATCGCTCAGGATATGGTGATGTATTTGCGCCGCCCCGGCGGACAGATGCAGTTCAGCCGCTACCAGCTACAACAAACCAGCACCGGCCCGATCCACGATCTGCAAAGCTGGATACGCGCCAACCTGGCGGAAGATCTGTCGGTTGAGAAGCTGGCCGAACGTGTCGCGATGAGCCCACGCAATTTCACCCGCGTATTCACCCGTGAAACCGGTGCGTCACCGGCGCGCTATGTCGCAGAGGCGCGACTGGCTGCCGCACGCGAATTGTTGGAGCAGAGCCGCGCGACGCTGGAACGCATCGCCCTCGACACCGGATTTGGCAGCAGCATCAATTTGCGCCGCAGTTTTGAGCGCCAGTTGCATCTCACGCCCGGTGAATATCGCCAACGCTTTCACTGCCGTAAAATGGCGTAA
- a CDS encoding PTS sugar transporter subunit IIB, whose product MVKILLCCSAGMSTSMVVQRMQKAATQLGLEAKIDAVGMEEFNEKIAEYDCCLLGPQIKYKLADFERQAQEYHKPVTVINTMDYGMLNGEKILKSALALIDANKGA is encoded by the coding sequence ATGGTGAAAATTCTATTGTGTTGTTCCGCAGGTATGTCAACCAGCATGGTGGTACAAAGAATGCAGAAAGCCGCTACGCAGCTGGGTTTAGAAGCCAAAATTGATGCCGTTGGCATGGAAGAGTTCAATGAAAAAATCGCGGAGTATGACTGTTGTCTGTTAGGTCCGCAGATCAAATATAAGCTGGCAGATTTCGAACGCCAGGCGCAGGAATATCACAAACCGGTCACCGTCATTAACACCATGGATTACGGGATGTTAAATGGCGAAAAAATCCTGAAGTCGGCACTCGCCCTGATTGATGCCAATAAGGGGGCATGA